The following are encoded in a window of Gossypium raimondii isolate GPD5lz chromosome 13, ASM2569854v1, whole genome shotgun sequence genomic DNA:
- the LOC105781610 gene encoding F-box/LRR-repeat protein At3g59210 produces the protein MSSLPMKEAVRTCLLSTRLKDLFTSISNIELDGVLRNKALRNRFMKFSDGFLSLRKDISVDRFRLGCGPGIDHRKINEWILYAVRHGVRELDLIFQSRSFETRHFTELEFAVFTCKTLLTLRLFNLPSLVLTIPTHCCLPKLKVLHLNFLKFSDDESIRRLLSGCNSLEELLVQSCELSNLNKLNVCHRTLKRLTISGGDLAPSCELEINTPNLVCFDFGYIYCEETRLSLRNLNSLSEARICIGFIVNRSSNYCNDTASVFDLMRALSCVQSFHLTGICSEIQAMLMRPSLIPEFPNLTSLKMGACYAC, from the exons ATGTCATCGCTTCCGATGAAAGAAGCAGTTCGAACATGCCTTCTGTCAACCAGATTGAAGGATCTTTTTACTTCCATATCCAATATTGAGCTTGATGGAGTTCTAAGGAATAAGGCTTTACGTAATAGATTCATGAAATTTTCGGATGGATTTCTGTCCTTGCGTAAGGATATCAGTGTGGATAGATTTCGCCTCGGCTGTGGACCCGGAATTGATCATCGCAAGATCAATGAATGGATACTGTACGCAGTAAGGCATGGCGTTAGAGAACTTGATTTGATCTTTCAAAGTAGATCCTTCGAAACAAGACACTTCACTGAGCTGGAATTCGCGGTTTTCACTTGTAAAACACTGCTCACATTGAGATTATTCAACCTTCCAAGTCTCGTCCTGACTATTCCCACCCATTGTTGTTTGCCGAAACTCAAAGTTCTCCATCTTAATTTTCTGAAATTCTCTGATGATGAATCCATTAGAAGGCTACTTTCGGGCTGCAATTCGCTGGAGGAATTGCTTGTTCAATCATGTGAACTCAGCAACCTCAACAAACTCAATGTTTGCCATCGTACCCTTAAGAGGCTAACCATAAGTGGTGGTGATCTTGCCCCTAGTTGTGAACTGGAGATTAACACCCCGAATCTGGTCTGCTTTGATTTCGGCTACATCTACTGTGAAGAAACAAGACTCTCACTCAGAAACCTAAACTCTCTTTCAGAAGCACGCATTTGTATTGGATTTATAGTCAACAGGTCTTCAAACTACTGCAATGACACTGCTTCGGTGTTTGATTTGATGAGAGCACTCAGTTGTGTTCAATCATTTCATTTAACCGGTATTTGCTCAGAG ATTCAAGCTATGCTAATGAGGCCCAGTCTGATTCCTGAATTTCCAAACCTGACTTCTTTGAAGATGGGTGCCTGCTATGCTTGTTAG